One segment of Salvelinus alpinus chromosome 1, SLU_Salpinus.1, whole genome shotgun sequence DNA contains the following:
- the LOC139537332 gene encoding N-lysine methyltransferase KMT5A-A-like isoform X1, with protein sequence MNGDMLLNSHSITLRNQNHSKSKSPDLDEMTIKLIQEGKYTGRCSIQNDAQRQGDAARKLNSEAAFVLKLADREESHSQRPCRTEEHQAPQQLLHFSPVSCLHAPSEHSSPPAPSNITHTLLANNTAAHLANQRRDIRRKAKGKKSTLRMAESGNSQNRKVTDYYPIRRSSRKSRSELKCEQKKHIDDLIINGVEEGMEVQHIEGKGRGVFATQCFQKGQYVVEYHGDLLQITDAKTREAEYTLNPTTGCYMYYFQYICKTYCVDATKETGRMGRLINHSKNGNCQTKLHDINGIPHLILVASRDVDEGEELLYDYGDRSKSSIASHPWLKH encoded by the exons ATGAACGGG GACATGTTACTAAACagccactccatcactctccgaaACCAGAACCACAGCAAGTCCAAATCACCTGACCTTGATGAGATGACCATCAAACTCATACAGGAGGGAAAGTACACTGGACGCTGCTCTATACAGAATGATGCACAGAGGCAAGGTGACG CAGCCAGGAAACTGAATTCAGAGGCGGCATTCGTCCTGAAGCTGGCGGATCGTGAGGAGAGCCACAGCCAACGGCCCTGCAGGACAGAAGAGCACCAGGCCCCCCAGCAGCTTCTCCACTTCTCCCCAGTCTCCTGCCTCCACGCCCCATCCGAGCACTCCTCCCCTCCTGCCCCCAGTAACATCACCCACACCCTCCTCGCCAACAACACCGCCGCTCACCTCGCCAACCAGAGGAGGGACATCCGACGCAAGGCCAAAGGAAAGAAGTCAACACTTAGAAT GGCAGAGAGCGGAAATTCCCAAAACCGCAAAGTAACAGACTACTATCCTATAAGGAGAAGCTCCAGGAAAAGCAGATCAGAGCTGAAG TGTGAACAAAAGAAACACATCGATGATCTGATCATAAATGGGGTCGAGGAAGGAATGGAG GTGCAGCATATTGAGGGGAAGGGTCGAGGAGTGTTTGCCACCCAGTGTTTCCAGAAGGGCCAGTATGTAGTGGAGTACCATGGAGACCTGCTGCAGATCACCGACGCCAAAACAAGGGAGGCCGAATACACTCTCAACCCTACCACCGGCTGCTACATGTACTACTTTCAGTATATCTGCAAAACCTACTG TGTGGACGCCACGAAAGAAACGGGTCGCATGGGCCGTCTGATCAACCACAGTAAGAACGGCAACTGTCAAACCAAACTCCATGATATCAACGGGATACCTCACCTCATCCTGGTGGCATCGCGAGACGTCGATGAGGGCGAGGAGCTGCTCTACGACTACGGCGACCGCAGCAAATCTTCCATCGCATCCCACCCCTGGCTTAAACATTGA
- the snrnp35 gene encoding U11/U12 small nuclear ribonucleoprotein 35 kDa protein, whose product MNDWSPVAKVYDPLKAGSIDGTDVEPHDRAVWRAMVARYKPNKAVVGDPLLTLFVARLNPQTTEEKLNEVFSNYGDIRRLRLVRDIVTGFSKGYAFVEYKEERSVVRARRDANKLVVDQSELFVDFEQERTLKGWVPRRLGGGQGGKKESGQLRFGGKDRPFRKPINLPVTMNQEWGGGGRECEREERYRDGSLSRERETDWGSRGRRDDRGRERGVEREYHRERRDRSYERESTRERESTRERESTRERESTRERESTRERESTRERESTRERESTRERESTRERESTRERESTRERCDRRERDDRRHRDDKYRHRDRR is encoded by the coding sequence ATGAACGACTGGAGTCCAGTGGCTAAAGTCTACGACCCTCTCAAGGCGGGCAGCATCGATGGCACAGACGTGGAGCCCCATGACCGGGCCGTCTGGAGAGCCATGGTCGCCCGCTACAAACCCAACAAAGCCGTGGTGGGGGACCCGCTCCTCACTCTATTCGTGGCCCGCTTGAACCCTCAAACAACGGAGGAGAAGCTGAATGAAGTGTTCTCCAATTACGGGGATATCCGCCGCCTGCGCCTGGTGAGGGACATAGTGACTGGGTTCTCTAAGGGATATGCCTTCGTTGAATACAAAGAGGAGAGGTCCGTGGTCAGGGCGAGGCGAGACGCCAACAAACTAGTGGTGGACCAAAGTGAGTTGTTTGTGGACTTCGAGCAGGAGAGAACCCTGAAGGGATGGGTACCTCGTCGGCTGGGCGGAGGGCAGGGGGGCAAGAAGGAGTCTGGTCAGCTGCGGTTTGGTGGGAAGGACAGACCCTTTCGCAAACCCATCAACCTTCCTGTCACCATGAACCAGGAATGGGGTGGCGGTggcagagagtgtgagagagaggagcgcTACAGAGATGGGTCCCTGAGccgtgagagagagactgattgggggagtagggggaggagagatgacagagggagagagagaggtgtagaaagGGAGTACCaccgagagaggagggataggagTTATGAGAGGGAGTCGACGAGGGAGCGGGAGTCGACGAGAGAGCGGGAGTCGACGAGGGAGCGGGAGTCGACGAGGGAGCGGGAGTCGACGAGAGAGCGGGAGTCGACGAGGGAGCGGGAGTCGACGAGAGAGCGGGAGTCGACGAGAGAGCGGGAGTCGACGAGGGAGCGGGAGTCGACGAGGGAGCGGGAGTCGACGAGAGAGAGatgtgacaggagagagagggatgacagaAGACACAGGGATGATAagtacagacacagagacaggagatgA
- the LOC139537332 gene encoding N-lysine methyltransferase KMT5A-A-like isoform X2: MNGDMLLNSHSITLRNQNHSKSKSPDLDEMTIKLIQEGKYTGRCSIQNDAQRQGDARKLNSEAAFVLKLADREESHSQRPCRTEEHQAPQQLLHFSPVSCLHAPSEHSSPPAPSNITHTLLANNTAAHLANQRRDIRRKAKGKKSTLRMAESGNSQNRKVTDYYPIRRSSRKSRSELKCEQKKHIDDLIINGVEEGMEVQHIEGKGRGVFATQCFQKGQYVVEYHGDLLQITDAKTREAEYTLNPTTGCYMYYFQYICKTYCVDATKETGRMGRLINHSKNGNCQTKLHDINGIPHLILVASRDVDEGEELLYDYGDRSKSSIASHPWLKH; encoded by the exons ATGAACGGG GACATGTTACTAAACagccactccatcactctccgaaACCAGAACCACAGCAAGTCCAAATCACCTGACCTTGATGAGATGACCATCAAACTCATACAGGAGGGAAAGTACACTGGACGCTGCTCTATACAGAATGATGCACAGAGGCAAGGTGACG CCAGGAAACTGAATTCAGAGGCGGCATTCGTCCTGAAGCTGGCGGATCGTGAGGAGAGCCACAGCCAACGGCCCTGCAGGACAGAAGAGCACCAGGCCCCCCAGCAGCTTCTCCACTTCTCCCCAGTCTCCTGCCTCCACGCCCCATCCGAGCACTCCTCCCCTCCTGCCCCCAGTAACATCACCCACACCCTCCTCGCCAACAACACCGCCGCTCACCTCGCCAACCAGAGGAGGGACATCCGACGCAAGGCCAAAGGAAAGAAGTCAACACTTAGAAT GGCAGAGAGCGGAAATTCCCAAAACCGCAAAGTAACAGACTACTATCCTATAAGGAGAAGCTCCAGGAAAAGCAGATCAGAGCTGAAG TGTGAACAAAAGAAACACATCGATGATCTGATCATAAATGGGGTCGAGGAAGGAATGGAG GTGCAGCATATTGAGGGGAAGGGTCGAGGAGTGTTTGCCACCCAGTGTTTCCAGAAGGGCCAGTATGTAGTGGAGTACCATGGAGACCTGCTGCAGATCACCGACGCCAAAACAAGGGAGGCCGAATACACTCTCAACCCTACCACCGGCTGCTACATGTACTACTTTCAGTATATCTGCAAAACCTACTG TGTGGACGCCACGAAAGAAACGGGTCGCATGGGCCGTCTGATCAACCACAGTAAGAACGGCAACTGTCAAACCAAACTCCATGATATCAACGGGATACCTCACCTCATCCTGGTGGCATCGCGAGACGTCGATGAGGGCGAGGAGCTGCTCTACGACTACGGCGACCGCAGCAAATCTTCCATCGCATCCCACCCCTGGCTTAAACATTGA